From the Rhodococcus sp. NBC_00297 genome, one window contains:
- a CDS encoding DEAD/DEAH box helicase, producing the protein MSELLPLAQADRIAASLIDYLGTTFALSDPDARRTLDDFLSDPSNGMFRGPYLRLRLPFRPAADGWRDNLEWYEGFPPYGHQAAAFERLSSYGPDGTDVQPRPTLVTTGTGSGKTEAFLYPILDHVQRAKRRGITGTKAIILYPMNALANDQAGRLARTIAGNTALAGVTAALYTGEAGDERTVVSADGLITDRDVIRSVAPDILLTNYKMLDQLLLRSADAGLWQQSAHSLQYLVLDEFHTYDGAQGTDVSMLLRRLGMTLSAIRGEKADASVDMSSSPLGTITPIATSATLGDSNDPTAMLDFARTVFGQQFSDDAVITESRLSLDEWRFGGGSDQLGTAPPPLAAIDDDLVVALADAGARRDPAEVTDAVCRALTGDVLGTDGVLELSDPLAIVRAHPLVGRLVGRCAAAVSVADLAESDLFAPDDGSDTFAVATGSGSGWSGSEVGPLQRRVALGALITALSHIRAVGPNRHALSIDVHLWIRELTRLDRAVSDAPSFTWSDDGILVDALGGDHDTAPSLPAVYCRLCNRSGWGVVLAPTGTDLDTDEATIRRRRAANDDRFRALIHAPAEGDLGADAPVPVQEPGDTSRLAWLITAERRIVTARPDIATLAEGGAVPVLVDLGADAGTNAVRDVCPSCGQRDGIRFLGSAIATMLSVSLSTMFGTPDLDSAEKRALVFTDSVQDAAHRAGFVQARSRSLTLRALIRRAVPEDGLDLESLAQTMISDAGDDKHARYRLLPPDLADRDEFAMFWTRPKLAQVGTSRSRVAKRLLLDLSLEFGLRSTVGRTLSRTGTAVAEVAVPVVTLRTAGRAAVESAGLQLTFDEGPTDERLVRWARGVVEHMRLRGAIAHVWFEKFRAEDGARWRVTGGRPRGDGMPAFGRGNSAPGFPLIGKLERSDSDLEPVAATRGWHAQWAAKNLGVTRAEGAGIARLLVERLARDGVLGELATATGNRTFALAPSSIVVRPLDTVAIAAESASLICSVCGDVSVLGTSATAQLIHGPCFLDRCSGTLEPHPIADNFYREMYRDNDVRRVVAREHTSLLDDETRLRYESEFKASDPEPDAPNVLVATPTLEMGIDIGDLSAVMLSSLPKSVASYVQRVGRAGRLTGNALALAYVTARGDQLPRFARPDTTINGSVRPPATYLDAEEILRRQFVASVADRAARRSDRIHPRTISEALGATGPETFIGQLISDAEAHAVDYVDEFLAGFPSLDPDVAARLRAFPEATHGPGTSELAERGHRASTEWKHRVETLLHRSKAINASLKELGQQAGNSAATDEDKAAYRTARVSVGLVAKQLSSLRSQYWISALETFGLLPNYTLLDDSVTLSVAVHWVDPASAEWRQTDFELKRASAQALRDFAPGSTFYAGGYAIEIDAVDLGVDNDAIRTWACCPACGFIAELHIDRAAPTTCPRCGSAAIADTGQTLPVIELTSVSAVIRRDEAAIDDSRDERNRTPYSIVTAADIDPSRYARRWFVDDLGFGVTHRRDMTIRWINTGSSRTGGSSRQLAGSEVESGMFRVCSECGKLDTDTRQNHPREHRPWCSLRKAAEESTTTLALARSLTTEGIVLRLPPSITWGDSFAVPSLSAALLVGLRERIGGEPDHLQVVVVQVPTTSGSVVPGLLLHDVVPGGTGYLADLAGPENIWNVLRLAHDVVARCPCAGDGKLACEKCLLPLAAPSEVRFTSRSAAERHLRTLLAGRELTPDDDAALPAAMPWVIVDDEPADDDPESALERRFRTEFARRLDALGANVSQTPSDRGIVLTISLGPGNRWTLRPQENVLGSKPDFLLTSANPGVPPTAIFTDGRRWHATATHNRIADDAEKRRNLRDGGYQVIAVTHEDLQDNSVVSGALRRELVPGVLRIAGDTLSKSSLDLVFGTALDLLIAWVQNPTPAPRRALAQHLPILAVSAVAATAVRSGGGSPAQLALDALDGGAITHADGDTFVWRSATLAVAIRIPGGGHQESEIAVVLDDSDDVLGDSSVDAWREWLLWSNLLQLRTRAAAISSRRHLASASMTIGVDDTTAETAAATGLDPAWQAVFDEVTDVAKSFVLALAAAGVPVPVVGEEVNGLPIEISWPKQHIASNFDLNDRDRQELRDAGWTIVLPDAEIAAAALDAVTNGSS; encoded by the coding sequence ATGTCGGAGCTACTCCCGCTCGCACAAGCCGATCGAATCGCCGCAAGTCTGATCGATTATCTCGGAACGACTTTTGCACTGTCCGACCCCGACGCGCGGCGCACCCTCGACGACTTTCTGTCCGACCCGTCGAACGGCATGTTCCGTGGACCCTATCTGCGGCTGCGCCTTCCCTTCCGGCCTGCCGCTGACGGTTGGCGCGATAATTTGGAGTGGTACGAGGGCTTTCCGCCCTATGGCCACCAGGCCGCGGCGTTCGAGCGCCTCAGCTCGTACGGCCCGGACGGTACAGACGTGCAACCCCGGCCGACCCTTGTCACCACCGGTACGGGCTCCGGCAAGACCGAAGCGTTTCTGTACCCGATCCTCGATCACGTGCAGCGCGCGAAGCGTCGCGGTATCACCGGTACCAAGGCGATCATCCTTTATCCGATGAACGCGCTGGCCAATGACCAGGCCGGGCGCCTCGCTCGAACCATCGCCGGCAACACTGCATTAGCCGGGGTTACGGCCGCGCTCTACACCGGCGAGGCGGGAGACGAGCGCACCGTCGTTTCCGCTGACGGACTCATCACCGACCGAGACGTCATACGCAGCGTCGCCCCCGACATCCTGCTCACCAACTACAAGATGCTCGACCAGCTTCTACTTCGCAGTGCCGACGCAGGATTGTGGCAACAAAGCGCCCATAGTCTGCAGTACCTGGTACTCGACGAGTTTCACACCTACGACGGTGCTCAAGGGACCGACGTGTCGATGCTCCTTCGCCGACTAGGCATGACGCTCAGCGCTATTCGCGGTGAAAAGGCCGACGCGTCCGTCGATATGTCGTCGAGCCCGCTGGGGACGATCACGCCGATCGCCACATCGGCAACCCTAGGAGACAGCAACGATCCAACGGCGATGCTGGATTTCGCACGAACCGTCTTCGGGCAACAATTCTCCGACGATGCCGTCATCACCGAATCACGCCTCTCCCTGGACGAGTGGAGGTTCGGCGGTGGCTCGGATCAGCTCGGCACCGCTCCGCCACCGTTGGCCGCCATTGATGACGACCTCGTCGTCGCCCTCGCGGATGCCGGCGCGCGTCGGGATCCGGCGGAGGTCACCGATGCGGTCTGTCGCGCGCTGACTGGCGATGTCCTCGGCACGGACGGTGTCCTGGAATTGTCCGATCCGCTGGCCATCGTTCGTGCACACCCTCTGGTGGGTCGTCTGGTCGGCAGATGCGCGGCAGCCGTCTCGGTCGCCGACCTTGCCGAATCCGACCTCTTCGCGCCAGACGACGGTTCGGACACCTTCGCAGTCGCCACCGGAAGCGGCTCAGGGTGGTCCGGCTCTGAAGTCGGACCACTGCAACGCCGGGTCGCGTTGGGCGCACTCATCACGGCACTCAGCCATATCCGCGCCGTTGGTCCGAATCGACACGCTCTGTCGATCGACGTCCACCTCTGGATTCGTGAACTCACGCGTCTCGACAGGGCTGTCTCGGATGCCCCGTCCTTCACCTGGAGCGACGACGGCATTCTCGTCGATGCGCTGGGCGGCGACCATGACACTGCGCCCTCGCTTCCCGCGGTGTACTGCCGCTTGTGCAACCGGTCCGGGTGGGGCGTAGTCCTCGCGCCCACGGGAACCGATCTCGACACAGATGAAGCGACCATCCGCCGACGTCGTGCCGCCAACGACGACCGTTTCCGTGCGCTCATCCATGCCCCCGCCGAGGGCGATCTCGGTGCGGATGCTCCCGTCCCTGTCCAGGAACCCGGGGACACATCACGGCTGGCGTGGCTCATTACCGCAGAGCGGCGCATCGTCACGGCACGGCCCGACATCGCCACTCTCGCTGAAGGTGGCGCAGTTCCGGTCCTCGTCGACCTGGGCGCCGACGCCGGAACCAACGCGGTGCGCGACGTGTGCCCGTCCTGCGGGCAGCGAGACGGCATCCGTTTTCTCGGATCGGCCATTGCCACCATGCTGTCGGTGTCGCTGTCAACGATGTTCGGAACACCCGACCTCGACTCGGCGGAGAAACGCGCATTGGTCTTCACCGACAGCGTGCAGGATGCCGCACACCGGGCCGGATTCGTCCAAGCCCGATCTCGATCGCTGACGCTGCGAGCTCTCATCCGTCGGGCCGTTCCGGAGGATGGTCTCGACCTTGAATCATTGGCCCAGACGATGATTTCGGACGCTGGGGACGACAAGCATGCCCGGTACCGCTTGCTGCCGCCGGATCTCGCCGACCGTGACGAGTTCGCGATGTTCTGGACGCGCCCCAAGCTTGCCCAGGTGGGCACATCACGGTCGCGGGTGGCCAAGCGGCTGCTGCTCGACCTCTCATTGGAATTCGGTCTCAGATCCACCGTGGGCCGGACGCTCAGCCGCACCGGGACTGCCGTGGCCGAGGTCGCCGTCCCAGTCGTCACCCTGCGCACAGCGGGGCGGGCGGCGGTCGAATCCGCCGGATTGCAGCTGACATTCGACGAGGGACCTACGGACGAGCGACTGGTCCGCTGGGCACGCGGGGTGGTCGAACACATGCGACTGCGTGGAGCAATTGCTCATGTGTGGTTCGAGAAGTTCCGCGCCGAGGACGGCGCGCGCTGGCGCGTGACGGGCGGGCGGCCCCGCGGCGACGGCATGCCCGCATTCGGTCGAGGTAATTCCGCACCCGGATTCCCGCTGATCGGCAAACTCGAGCGAAGTGACTCCGACCTCGAACCAGTAGCCGCAACCCGTGGATGGCACGCTCAGTGGGCGGCGAAAAATCTCGGCGTGACACGCGCCGAGGGCGCCGGCATTGCGCGTCTGCTGGTCGAACGGCTTGCTCGCGATGGGGTCCTCGGCGAGCTGGCCACCGCCACCGGAAACCGCACGTTTGCGCTTGCACCCAGTTCCATTGTCGTGCGGCCGCTCGACACGGTCGCGATCGCAGCGGAGTCCGCCTCGTTGATCTGCTCGGTATGTGGGGACGTCAGTGTGCTCGGTACCAGCGCCACCGCGCAGCTGATTCACGGACCCTGTTTCCTCGATCGGTGCAGCGGCACACTCGAACCGCATCCGATCGCCGACAACTTCTACCGGGAGATGTACCGAGACAACGATGTACGACGCGTAGTGGCGCGAGAACACACGTCACTTCTCGACGACGAGACACGTCTGAGGTACGAGTCGGAGTTCAAGGCGTCCGATCCCGAGCCGGATGCGCCGAACGTCCTGGTGGCAACCCCGACATTGGAAATGGGAATCGACATCGGCGACCTGTCTGCGGTGATGCTGTCATCGCTGCCGAAGTCGGTGGCGTCGTATGTTCAACGAGTTGGCCGCGCCGGTCGTCTCACCGGTAATGCACTGGCTCTCGCCTATGTCACCGCGCGGGGTGATCAGCTTCCGCGGTTCGCCCGCCCGGACACTACTATCAACGGGTCCGTCAGACCACCTGCGACGTATCTCGATGCCGAAGAAATTTTGCGGCGTCAGTTTGTTGCCTCGGTCGCGGACCGCGCGGCACGGCGGTCGGATCGGATCCACCCCCGCACCATCTCCGAGGCGCTGGGAGCGACCGGTCCGGAGACCTTCATCGGACAGCTCATCTCGGACGCGGAAGCACACGCCGTCGACTACGTCGACGAATTCCTTGCCGGTTTCCCCAGCCTGGACCCCGACGTCGCAGCGCGGCTGCGGGCTTTCCCCGAAGCGACGCACGGACCGGGAACGAGCGAGCTCGCGGAACGCGGCCACAGAGCATCCACCGAATGGAAACACCGGGTGGAGACGCTGCTCCATCGGAGCAAAGCCATCAATGCGAGCCTCAAAGAGCTTGGCCAGCAAGCCGGAAACTCGGCTGCGACAGACGAAGACAAGGCTGCCTACCGCACTGCGCGGGTCTCTGTGGGGCTCGTCGCGAAGCAACTGTCGTCGCTGCGGTCGCAATACTGGATCAGCGCGCTCGAGACGTTCGGGCTGCTACCGAATTACACGCTTCTCGACGACTCGGTAACGCTGTCCGTGGCGGTCCACTGGGTCGACCCGGCGTCGGCGGAATGGCGTCAAACGGACTTCGAGCTCAAACGTGCTTCTGCGCAGGCGCTTCGAGACTTCGCCCCGGGCTCCACCTTTTACGCCGGCGGCTACGCCATCGAAATCGATGCAGTGGATCTCGGCGTCGACAACGACGCCATCCGCACGTGGGCATGTTGTCCGGCCTGCGGATTCATCGCGGAACTGCATATCGACCGGGCGGCGCCCACTACATGCCCGCGATGCGGTAGCGCTGCGATCGCCGATACCGGCCAGACGCTGCCGGTTATCGAACTGACCAGCGTGTCCGCCGTGATTCGTCGGGACGAGGCTGCCATCGACGACAGCAGGGACGAGCGCAACCGCACGCCGTACAGCATCGTCACGGCGGCAGATATAGATCCGAGCCGCTACGCACGTCGGTGGTTCGTCGACGATCTCGGTTTCGGTGTCACTCACCGGCGCGACATGACGATTCGATGGATCAACACGGGGAGCAGTCGCACCGGCGGGTCATCCCGTCAATTGGCCGGATCCGAGGTCGAATCAGGCATGTTCCGGGTGTGTTCGGAATGCGGAAAGCTCGACACCGACACTCGGCAGAACCATCCCAGGGAACACCGCCCGTGGTGTTCGTTGCGGAAGGCTGCAGAAGAGTCGACTACGACATTGGCGCTTGCGCGATCCCTGACAACCGAGGGCATCGTCCTGCGGCTGCCACCGTCGATCACCTGGGGTGACTCGTTTGCCGTGCCCTCGCTGTCGGCTGCCTTGCTCGTCGGCTTGCGTGAGCGCATCGGCGGCGAGCCGGACCACCTGCAGGTGGTCGTCGTGCAGGTTCCGACCACGTCCGGATCGGTAGTCCCGGGATTGTTGCTGCACGATGTCGTGCCCGGCGGGACCGGATATCTGGCCGACCTGGCCGGCCCCGAGAACATCTGGAACGTACTGCGGTTGGCGCACGACGTGGTTGCCAGGTGTCCTTGCGCGGGTGACGGCAAGCTGGCGTGCGAGAAGTGCCTGCTGCCGCTCGCAGCCCCGTCGGAGGTGCGCTTCACCTCGCGCAGCGCCGCCGAGCGACACCTCAGAACGCTGCTCGCCGGCCGTGAACTGACACCCGACGACGACGCAGCTCTACCCGCGGCAATGCCGTGGGTGATAGTCGATGACGAACCGGCCGACGATGATCCCGAATCTGCGCTCGAACGTAGGTTCCGTACCGAATTCGCCCGACGCCTCGACGCCCTAGGCGCCAATGTGTCGCAGACGCCGTCGGATCGCGGGATCGTTCTCACGATTTCGCTCGGCCCTGGCAACCGGTGGACACTTCGCCCCCAGGAGAATGTGCTCGGATCCAAGCCAGACTTTCTCCTGACATCCGCCAACCCCGGTGTCCCGCCGACGGCGATCTTCACCGACGGACGACGCTGGCACGCCACCGCGACACACAACCGCATTGCCGACGACGCCGAAAAGCGTCGTAATCTTCGCGACGGTGGGTACCAGGTTATAGCGGTCACCCATGAAGATTTGCAAGACAACTCCGTGGTCAGCGGTGCGCTGCGTCGTGAACTCGTCCCGGGGGTCCTGCGCATCGCGGGCGACACCCTGTCGAAGAGCTCCCTCGACCTGGTGTTCGGTACCGCGCTCGATTTGCTCATCGCCTGGGTCCAGAACCCCACCCCTGCCCCGAGGCGAGCACTTGCGCAACATCTTCCGATCCTCGCCGTCAGTGCCGTGGCGGCGACGGCCGTCCGATCGGGCGGAGGGTCGCCCGCCCAGCTGGCGCTGGATGCGCTCGACGGCGGAGCAATCACCCATGCAGACGGTGACACGTTCGTCTGGCGGTCGGCAACACTAGCGGTGGCGATTCGCATCCCCGGCGGTGGACATCAAGAGTCGGAAATCGCCGTCGTTCTCGATGACAGCGACGACGTTCTGGGCGACAGCTCGGTAGATGCCTGGCGTGAATGGTTGTTGTGGTCGAACCTGCTTCAGCTGCGGACCAGAGCGGCCGCCATCAGCTCGCGCCGTCACCTCGCATCGGCGTCGATGACGATCGGTGTCGATGACACAACTGCCGAGACCGCGGCTGCCACCGGGTTAGATCCGGCGTGGCAAGCAGTGTTCGACGAGGTCACCGACGTCGCCAAGTCCTTTGTGCTGGCACTCGCCGCGGCCGGTGTTCCCGTACCGGTGGTCGGCGAGGAAGTGAATGGGCTTCCCATCGAGATCTCCTGGCCGAAACAGCACATTGCAAGCAACTTTGACCTCAACGACCGCGACCGGCAGGAGCTGAGGGATGCCGGATGGACCATCGTCTTGCCTGACGCCGAGATTGCCGCGGCCGCACTCGACGCCGTAACGAATGGGAGCAGCTAA